The window ACCAGCGCTCCGACCACCTGGCCGACCAGGTAGATCGTGCCGAGGGAGGTCACCTGTTGCGTCGACAGGTTGAGGTCGGCCTGGAAGCCCGCGTTGGAGACGATCTGGATCTCCAGGCCGTCCAGGATCCAGGAGACCCCGAGTCCGACGACGACACTCCAGTGGAACCGCGTCCACGGCAGTCTGTCCATCCTGGCGGGGACCAGGCTCTTGATCGCCCCGTTCGTGCTGCTCACGAGAGGGGAACCTACGCCGAGATCGGCGAGATGGTTCACATTCGGTACGACGGGGCCGGCTCGGAGCCGGATCCCCCTATCGAATCCGGCTCCGATGCCGGAGCCCCAATCATCGCGGTCGCTCCGGAAACCCACAAGCGGACGGGAGGCACGGTGCCAGCTGGCACCGTGCCTCCCGTCCGCAACGGCGTAACGTCCAAGACGTGACCCGACCCGACATCCACACGGTCGGCGAGCTCCGCACTTCTGGCCACGTCCAGAAGACGGTCCGCGCCGAGATCCGCGACAACCTGCTGACCGCGCTGCGCGCGGGAGACGACCCCTGGCCCGGCCTGCACGGGTTCGAGACGACCGTGATCCCACAGCTCGAACGTGCCCTGATCGCCGGCCACGACGTCGTCCTGCTCGGCGAGCGCGGCCAGGGCAAGACCCGCCTGCTGCGGACGCTGCAGGGCCTGCTCGACGAGTGGACCCCGGTGATCACCGGCTCCGAACTCGGCGAACACCCGTACGAGCCCATCACCACCGCGAGCGCCCGCCGGGCCGAGGACCTCGGTGACGCCCTGCCGATCTCGTGGCGGCACCGTGACGACCGCTACGTCGAGAAGCTCGCGACACCGGACACGAGCGTCGCCGACCTGATCGGCGACGTCGACCCGATGAAGGTCGCCGAGGGACGCAGCCTGGGCGACCCCGAGACGATCCACTTCGGACTCGTCCCCCGCGGCCACCGCGGCATCGTCGCGATCAACGAGCTGCCGGACCTGTCCGAGCGCATCCAGGTCGCGATGCTCAACGTGATGGAGGAACGCGACGTCCAGATCCGTGGCTACGTGCTCCGGCTCCCCCTCGACGTGCTCGTGGTGGCCAGCGCGAACCCGGAGGACTACACGAACCGCGGCCGGATCATCACACCGCTGAAGGACCGCTTCGGCGCGGAGATCCGGACCCACTACCCGATCGAGCTCGAGGACGAGATCGCCGTCATCCGGCAGGAGGCGCAGCTCACCGCCGAGGTGCCGGACGCGATCGTCGAGATCCTGGCCCGCTTCACCCGTGCGCTGCGCGGGTCCAGCGCGGTCGACCAGCGCAGCGGTGTCAGCGCCCGGTTCGCGATCGCCGGCGCCGAGACCGTCGCCGCGGCGGCCGTGCACCGCGCAGCACGCCAGGGCGAGCCGGACGCCGTCGCGCGACCGATCGACCTCGAGACGGCGGTCGACGTGCTCGGCGGCAAGATCGAGTTCGAGAACGGCGAGGAGGACCGCGCGGACGAGGTGCTCGAGCACCTGCTGCGGACCGCCACGGCGGAGACGGTGCGTGCCCGGTTCCGCGGGCTGGACTTCGGAGTGCTCGTCGAGGCCCTCGACGGCGGGACGATGGTGACGACGGGCGAACAGGTCGGCGCACGGGCGTTCCTCGAGGGGCTGCCGTCGATCGGCGAGTCCGACCTGTACGACCAGGTGTGCGAACGCCTCGGCGCCACGAACGACGGCGAGCGCGCGGGTGCGATCGAACTCGCGCTCGAGGGGCTCTTCCTCGCCCGCCGCATCAGCAAGGAGTCCGGCGGGGGTGAAGCCGTCTATGGCTAGGCAGAACCGTCGCCTGACGCGGGACACCCGGTACGGCGCGTACAGCGACGGTCCGGACCCGCTCGCGCCGCCCGCCGACCTGGCCGAGGCGCTCGACGCCATCGGGCAGGACGTGATGGCCGGCACGTCGCCCGAGCGCGCGATGCGGGAGTTCCTGCGCCGTGGCGGCCGGACGCAGCGCGGGCTCGACGACCTCGCGCGCAAGGTCGCGGAACGGCGACGGGAGCTCACCGCGAAGAACAACCTCGACGGCACGCTCCAGCAGGTCCGCGAACTGCTCGACCAGGCGCTCCGTGCCGAACGCGGTGAACTCGCCCGCAACGTCGACCTGGACGACGGGGACCGCGCCCTGGCGGAGATACAGCTCGACAGCCTGTCCCCGTCGCCGGCCGCCGCCGTGCAGGAGCTCGGCGACTACGACTGGACGAGCCGCGAGGCCCGGCAGAAGTACGACGAGATCAAGGACCTGCTCGGACGCGAGGTGCTCGACCAGCGCTTCGCGGGCATGAAGCAGGCGCTCGAGGGTGCCACGGACGAGGACCGCGCCGCCGTCAGCGCGATGATGCAGGACCTCAACCAGCTGCTCGAGGACCACCGCGCCGGTACCGACTCGCAGGAGCAGTTCGACGAGTTCATGGCGAAGCACGGCGAGTACTTCCCGTCGGGCCCCGCGAACGTCGAGGAGTTGCTCGACGACCTCGCCGCGCGGGCCGCAGCCGCCCAGCGGATGCGGAACTCGATGACGCAGGAGCAGCGCGACGAACTCGACGCGCTCGCCCAGCAGGCCTTCGGCTCCCCCGACCTGATGGGGCAGCTGTCCCAGCTCGACGGCACCCTGCGGTCCCTGCGCCCCGGCGAGGACTGGGGCGGGTCCGAGCGCATGGACGGCGAGCAGGGCCTCGGACTCGGCGACGGCACCGGGGTCTTCCAGGACATCGCCGACCTCGACGCCCTCGCGGACCAACTCGCCCAGTCCGGCCCCGGTTCCGAGCTCGACGACCTGGACCTCGACGCCCTGACCCGGCAGCTCGGCGCCGAGGCCGCCGTCGACGCCAGGACCCTGCAGCAGCTCGAGAAGGCGCTGCGGAACTCCGGGGCGATGCGCCGCGGTGCCGACGGGCAGCTGCGGCTCACGCCGAAGGCCATGCGGCAGCTCGGCAAGAGCCTGCTCCGTGACGTCGCCGAGCGGATGTCCGGCCGACAGGGAGCCCGCGACGTCCGGCAGTCCGGCGCGGCCGGCGAGCCCTCCGGCGCGACCCGGCAGTGGGCGTACGGCGACACCGAGCCGTGGGACGTCACCCGCTCGATCACGAACGCGCTGACCCGGTCCGCGGCCGACGGGCGGGTGGGCCCGGGCGTCCGCCTGACCATCGACGACGTCGAGGTGCAGGAGACGGAGGCCCGCACGCAGGCCTGCGTGGCGCTGCTCGTCGACACGTCGTTCTCGATGGCGATGGAGGACCGCTGGGTGCCGATGAAGCGCACGGCCCTGGCGTTGCACACGCTCGTCTCGACGCGGTTCCGCGGCGACGACCTGCAACTGATCGCGTTCGGACGCGAGGCCGAGGTCGTGGACATCGAGCAGCTCGTGGGTCTCGACGCCATGTGGGACAAGGGCACGAACCTGCACCACGCGCTGCTCCTCGCCAACCGGCACTTCCGGAAGCACCCGACGGCGCAACCCGTGCTGCTCATCGTCACCGACGGCGAGCCGACGTCGCACCTCGAGCCGAACGGACAGGTGTGGTTCGACTACCCGCCGGACCCGGTGACGATCGCGCTGACCGTGCGGGAGCTCGAGAACGCCGGTCGTCTCGGCGCCCAGACGACGTTCTTCCGCCTCGGCGACGACCCGGGGCTGGCACGGTTCATCGACGCGATGGCGAAGCGGGTGGACGGCTCGGTCGTCGCTCCGGAGAACGACGACCTCGGCGTCGCCGTCGTGGGGTCGTACCTGGGGTCGCGCCGCGGCGGACCGTCGTTGTTCGACTAGCCGCGGACCCGATCGCAACGGGGACTGTTGCGCGGGGTTCCGCGGTCGTATGCTGAGCGGCACCACAGTTGCCCCAGACCCCGGCCGCCGTGATCGTTCTTCCCGCGCCGACGTCGTCGGTGTGCCGGAAGCGGTCGGCCGAGTGCACCTGATCCGTTCTCGACCGGTCGACCCCCGCGGGGTCCCGGCGTGCAACGGCGCACGCCACCTCACGGGTTTCCGCGTCCGCGGACGCGGACCGGTCGGTGGGGTCCGGACCCGACGGGCCCCGCCGACCCGGACCGCAGTCGCCGCGGCCGCACCGCAGGCTCACGACGGGCGGATCAGAACAACGGCCACGGCACCGCGGGACCGTGCCCCGGCGGTGGCGGGAAGATGCCGACGGCCCGCAGTGCCGCGCACCGCGCACGCAGCGTGTCGACCTCTTCCGGTGTCAGGTGCTCGGCGAGTTCGTCGGCCAGGGCACCGCGGAGCGCTTCCGACACCCGGTCGAGCCCCTCGAGTTCGTCCGGCCCGAGCGGCTCGCCGATCCACCCCCACAGCACCGTGCGGAGCTTGTGCTCGACGTGGAACGCCAGCCCGTGGTCGACCCCGAACCGGTGACCGTCGGGCATGGCCAGCACGTGCCCGCCCTTGCGGTCGGCGTTGTTCACGACGACGTCGAAGACGGCCATGCGACGCAACGCCTCGGAGTCCTCGTGCACGAGCGTCACCGGGTGGTCGTGCTCGTCGATCGCCTCGAGGACGGGCAGCCACGGTGACCCGTCGGCCTCGGCGACCTCGGGGGCGACGAGGTCGACCGCGTCCTGATCCGGGTCGATCGTCTGCCAGCGCTGCACCATGCCGGGGCCGAACGGGCCGTCACCGAGCCAGGTCGGCGGGACGATCCCCCAGCCGAACGCCTCGGACACCAGGTGCGCCCCGATCTCGCGGCCGGCGAGCGTGCCGTCCGGGAAGTCCCAGAGCGGGCGCTCCCCCTCGATCGGCTTGTAGACGACTGCCTCGCCGTCCAGTTCGGCCAGGAACGTCGCGTTCGAGGCCTCGCGGATCCGCGCCGTGATGGTCAGTGCGCCGTCGCTCATGCGTCGCCGGGCCGACGGCCGGCGGCGACGATCTCGCGCGTGCGCTCGACGAACGCGCGGGCGGTGCCGACCGGGATCTTGACCTGGAAGAGCTCGTCGG of the Curtobacterium sp. TC1 genome contains:
- a CDS encoding AAA family ATPase is translated as MTRPDIHTVGELRTSGHVQKTVRAEIRDNLLTALRAGDDPWPGLHGFETTVIPQLERALIAGHDVVLLGERGQGKTRLLRTLQGLLDEWTPVITGSELGEHPYEPITTASARRAEDLGDALPISWRHRDDRYVEKLATPDTSVADLIGDVDPMKVAEGRSLGDPETIHFGLVPRGHRGIVAINELPDLSERIQVAMLNVMEERDVQIRGYVLRLPLDVLVVASANPEDYTNRGRIITPLKDRFGAEIRTHYPIELEDEIAVIRQEAQLTAEVPDAIVEILARFTRALRGSSAVDQRSGVSARFAIAGAETVAAAAVHRAARQGEPDAVARPIDLETAVDVLGGKIEFENGEEDRADEVLEHLLRTATAETVRARFRGLDFGVLVEALDGGTMVTTGEQVGARAFLEGLPSIGESDLYDQVCERLGATNDGERAGAIELALEGLFLARRISKESGGGEAVYG
- a CDS encoding vWA domain-containing protein: MARQNRRLTRDTRYGAYSDGPDPLAPPADLAEALDAIGQDVMAGTSPERAMREFLRRGGRTQRGLDDLARKVAERRRELTAKNNLDGTLQQVRELLDQALRAERGELARNVDLDDGDRALAEIQLDSLSPSPAAAVQELGDYDWTSREARQKYDEIKDLLGREVLDQRFAGMKQALEGATDEDRAAVSAMMQDLNQLLEDHRAGTDSQEQFDEFMAKHGEYFPSGPANVEELLDDLAARAAAAQRMRNSMTQEQRDELDALAQQAFGSPDLMGQLSQLDGTLRSLRPGEDWGGSERMDGEQGLGLGDGTGVFQDIADLDALADQLAQSGPGSELDDLDLDALTRQLGAEAAVDARTLQQLEKALRNSGAMRRGADGQLRLTPKAMRQLGKSLLRDVAERMSGRQGARDVRQSGAAGEPSGATRQWAYGDTEPWDVTRSITNALTRSAADGRVGPGVRLTIDDVEVQETEARTQACVALLVDTSFSMAMEDRWVPMKRTALALHTLVSTRFRGDDLQLIAFGREAEVVDIEQLVGLDAMWDKGTNLHHALLLANRHFRKHPTAQPVLLIVTDGEPTSHLEPNGQVWFDYPPDPVTIALTVRELENAGRLGAQTTFFRLGDDPGLARFIDAMAKRVDGSVVAPENDDLGVAVVGSYLGSRRGGPSLFD
- a CDS encoding SCO1664 family protein, whose product is MSDGALTITARIREASNATFLAELDGEAVVYKPIEGERPLWDFPDGTLAGREIGAHLVSEAFGWGIVPPTWLGDGPFGPGMVQRWQTIDPDQDAVDLVAPEVAEADGSPWLPVLEAIDEHDHPVTLVHEDSEALRRMAVFDVVVNNADRKGGHVLAMPDGHRFGVDHGLAFHVEHKLRTVLWGWIGEPLGPDELEGLDRVSEALRGALADELAEHLTPEEVDTLRARCAALRAVGIFPPPPGHGPAVPWPLF